In Coriobacteriia bacterium, one genomic interval encodes:
- a CDS encoding aspartate kinase, with translation MALVVAKFGGTSVGSTDRIRAVARRLIARRLAGNDVVAVVSAMGHVTDELVTLAREISTDPPDREMDMLLSTGEQVSCSLLAMAIIAEGHDAVSFTGAQVGIMTDLVHTKAKITEVRADRVKAALAEGKIVIVAGFQGTTPDGTITTLGRGGSDTTAVAVAAGIGADVCEIYTDVDGVYTADPRVVPDARKIDALSYEEMLEMAASGAGVLQMRSVEFARNHGVVIHCRSSFNDNPGTIVKEADETMEQAIISGVTHDISEAKITLRDVPDTPGVAAKVFTRMAAENINVDMIIQNVSEAGTTDISFTVPKDDLIRTKRAVGEVVAELGARDYSVDESIAKVSLVGAGMKTHPGVAASMFSALAEAGVNLYMISTSPIRISCVISANEVGEAVRALHKAFGLGEDEVSVEAAPGCGCGSGSCCGGAK, from the coding sequence ATGGCACTGGTCGTAGCGAAGTTCGGCGGGACCTCCGTCGGCAGTACCGATCGAATCCGCGCGGTGGCGCGCCGCCTGATCGCGCGCAGACTTGCGGGTAACGACGTGGTCGCGGTCGTCTCGGCGATGGGGCATGTGACCGACGAACTCGTGACACTCGCGCGCGAGATATCAACGGATCCGCCCGATCGCGAGATGGACATGCTGCTCTCCACCGGCGAGCAGGTCTCGTGCTCGCTTCTTGCGATGGCGATCATCGCCGAGGGGCACGACGCGGTGTCGTTCACCGGTGCGCAGGTGGGCATCATGACCGACCTCGTGCACACGAAAGCCAAGATCACCGAGGTGCGCGCCGACCGCGTCAAGGCCGCGCTCGCCGAGGGCAAGATCGTGATCGTCGCCGGCTTCCAGGGTACGACGCCGGATGGCACCATCACCACGCTAGGCCGTGGCGGCTCGGACACGACCGCGGTCGCCGTGGCGGCAGGCATCGGCGCCGACGTCTGCGAGATCTACACCGATGTCGACGGCGTCTATACCGCCGATCCGCGGGTGGTTCCCGACGCCCGCAAGATAGACGCGCTGTCGTATGAGGAGATGCTGGAGATGGCCGCCAGCGGCGCCGGCGTCCTCCAGATGCGCAGCGTCGAGTTCGCGAGAAACCACGGCGTGGTCATCCACTGCCGTTCAAGCTTCAACGACAACCCCGGCACCATCGTCAAGGAGGCCGACGAAACCATGGAACAGGCGATCATCTCAGGAGTCACCCACGACATCTCGGAAGCGAAAATCACCCTCCGAGACGTGCCCGACACCCCCGGTGTTGCCGCGAAGGTCTTCACGCGCATGGCGGCGGAGAACATCAACGTCGACATGATCATCCAAAACGTCTCGGAGGCGGGTACGACCGACATCTCCTTCACCGTGCCCAAGGACGACCTGATCCGCACCAAGCGCGCCGTCGGCGAGGTTGTCGCGGAGCTCGGCGCACGCGACTACTCGGTCGACGAGTCGATCGCAAAGGTGTCCCTAGTCGGCGCGGGCATGAAGACGCATCCCGGCGTCGCGGCCTCGATGTTCTCGGCGCTTGCCGAGGCGGGTGTGAATCTGTACATGATCTCAACGTCGCCGATCCGCATCAGCTGCGTGATCTCGGCGAATGAAGTCGGAGAGGCCGTGCGCGCGCTGCACAAGGCGTTCGGGTTGGGCGAAGATGAAGTCAGCGTCGAGGCCGCCCCCGGCTGCGGGTGTGGGTCCGGCTCCTGCTGCGGAGGTGCGAAGTAA
- a CDS encoding QueT transporter family protein, producing MIAAVYGALTLLTVQFLGFLGWGPIQLRLSEAVTVVACLTPAAIPGLALGSVAANLFTFASSGNPLALLDVVFGSLGTLLGAMWTWRFRDRPRLALLGPVLANALIVPAYLPLLVKGLGLYKIPLLELNFEGKWLAMYLFGVVTIAIGEAIVVYGLGLPLLTGLRRLGLGEVLRGPAWRH from the coding sequence ATGATTGCCGCCGTGTATGGTGCCCTGACTTTGCTCACCGTCCAGTTTCTCGGCTTCCTGGGATGGGGGCCGATACAGCTGCGCCTGAGCGAGGCGGTCACGGTGGTGGCGTGCCTCACGCCGGCCGCTATTCCGGGCCTGGCGCTTGGGTCGGTGGCCGCCAACTTGTTCACGTTTGCGTCGAGCGGGAATCCGCTCGCCTTGCTCGACGTGGTGTTCGGGTCGCTCGGCACACTTCTGGGGGCGATGTGGACGTGGAGATTCCGCGACCGCCCACGTCTCGCCCTGCTGGGGCCGGTGCTCGCCAACGCTCTGATCGTTCCGGCGTACCTGCCGTTGCTGGTCAAGGGACTCGGACTCTACAAGATTCCCCTGTTGGAGTTAAACTTCGAAGGCAAGTGGTTGGCGATGTACCTGTTTGGCGTGGTGACAATCGCCATTGGCGAGGCCATCGTCGTCTACGGTCTCGGCCTGCCGCTACTGACGGGGCTGAGGCGTCTCGGGCTTGGGGAAGTGCTCAGAGGGCCCGCTTGGAGGCACTGA
- a CDS encoding PadR family transcriptional regulator, producing MFDCEHSGKPQPRFHPPFPPPWGANLGPLGGNPRARRGDVQTAILGLIAEKPMHGYQILQELAERSGGVWKPSPGSVYPTLQLLEDQGLLTSEQAGGKRVFSLTDEGRAKVAEQSGEAPWDEFASEIERLSPSREAITGLMVATSQVLHAGSPEQVRKMVEVLGETRKSIYRILAEDE from the coding sequence ATGTTTGACTGCGAACACTCGGGCAAGCCACAGCCGAGATTCCACCCTCCCTTCCCTCCGCCGTGGGGTGCCAACCTTGGACCATTGGGAGGCAACCCACGCGCGAGACGTGGCGACGTTCAGACCGCCATCCTCGGCCTCATTGCCGAGAAGCCCATGCATGGCTACCAGATCCTCCAAGAACTCGCCGAGAGAAGTGGCGGCGTTTGGAAACCGAGCCCCGGCTCGGTCTACCCCACATTGCAGCTGCTCGAAGATCAGGGTCTGCTCACCAGCGAACAGGCCGGCGGCAAGCGTGTGTTCTCCCTGACCGATGAGGGCCGCGCGAAAGTCGCCGAGCAAAGCGGCGAAGCGCCGTGGGATGAGTTCGCCTCGGAGATCGAGCGCCTCTCTCCCTCCCGCGAAGCTATCACGGGACTGATGGTCGCCACGTCTCAGGTGCTGCACGCCGGCTCACCCGAGCAGGTCCGCAAGATGGTCGAGGTTCTCGGCGAGACACGAAAGAGTATCTATCGGATCTTGGCCGAGGACGAATAG
- a CDS encoding aspartate-semialdehyde dehydrogenase, whose product MAWAKILPENPVVAVAGATGAVGREMLLTLEGRNFPASRVIALASARSAGRMIPYAGGELVVEEMTSESFAGVDIALFSAGAGVSKAMRQAVVDAGCIMIDNSSAFRMEADVPLVVPEVNPEDLAWHSGVIANPNCSTIQMVVALKPLHDISPIKRVVVSTYQAASGAGQAAMDELYSQTGDFLEGRELVVDQFAHRIAFNCIPHIDVFLEDGSTKEEWKMVVETKKIMHAPSIEVAATCVRVPVLRCHSESVNVEFDGPVTLEAARAALESASGITVLDDPATKTYPMPALLERTDDTYVGRLRVDPTVSHGLSMWVVADQIRKGAALNAVQIAEALLGH is encoded by the coding sequence ATGGCGTGGGCCAAGATCCTTCCCGAGAACCCCGTCGTCGCCGTCGCCGGCGCTACCGGCGCTGTGGGCCGTGAGATGCTGCTGACGCTTGAGGGCCGCAACTTCCCCGCATCGCGCGTGATCGCGCTTGCTTCCGCGCGCTCGGCCGGCAGGATGATCCCGTACGCAGGTGGTGAGCTCGTCGTCGAGGAGATGACGTCGGAGTCGTTTGCAGGCGTCGATATCGCGCTGTTCTCGGCGGGGGCGGGCGTGAGCAAGGCGATGCGGCAGGCGGTTGTGGACGCCGGCTGCATCATGATCGACAACTCCTCGGCGTTTCGCATGGAGGCTGACGTGCCGCTGGTGGTCCCGGAGGTCAATCCGGAAGACCTTGCGTGGCACTCCGGCGTGATCGCGAATCCGAACTGCTCGACCATCCAGATGGTGGTGGCCCTGAAGCCGCTGCACGATATCTCGCCGATCAAGCGCGTCGTCGTGTCGACCTACCAGGCTGCCTCCGGCGCGGGCCAGGCGGCGATGGACGAGCTGTACTCACAGACCGGCGACTTCCTCGAGGGTCGCGAGTTGGTTGTTGACCAGTTTGCGCACAGGATCGCTTTCAACTGCATCCCGCACATCGATGTGTTCCTCGAGGACGGCTCGACCAAAGAGGAATGGAAGATGGTCGTCGAGACCAAGAAGATCATGCACGCGCCGAGCATCGAAGTCGCTGCCACATGCGTGCGCGTGCCGGTACTGCGCTGCCACTCCGAGTCGGTCAACGTTGAGTTCGACGGTCCGGTCACGCTTGAAGCCGCCCGCGCGGCGCTTGAGAGCGCTTCCGGGATCACGGTGCTCGACGATCCTGCGACCAAGACCTACCCGATGCCCGCGTTGCTCGAGCGCACCGACGACACCTACGTCGGTCGCCTCCGCGTCGACCCGACGGTGTCCCACGGTCTCTCGATGTGGGTCGTCGCCGACCAGATCCGCAAGGGTGCTGCGCTGAACGCCGTCCAGATCGCCGAGGCTTTGCTCGGCCACTAA
- the amrS gene encoding AmmeMemoRadiSam system radical SAM enzyme, which translates to MHDALLGTTEGDRVRCGLCPHACLIAEGARGVCGARGVVGGTLRALTYGLMSSIALDPVEKKPVFHYRPGTHVMSFGSVGCTMRCGHCQNWQISRPKGDDGTVALRHVEPAEAVRMALDAGAEGVAFTYNEPVIWLEWVLDAARLAHRHGLFTIMVTNGYVTSAGLDLFAEVIDVWRVDIKGFSEEVFKRICHIPHAQAVREQAVRAKHTHGMHVECVTNIIPTINDTDAELAAIAEWIATELGVDTPWHVTRFVPYLEFADLPMTPIATLRRAREIGAEKGLRYVYLGNVDEPGGEDTVCPTCGVVAVQRRGYRTSIGAVDDSGACSTCGTDLALKIGKCT; encoded by the coding sequence ATGCATGACGCTTTGCTCGGCACGACGGAAGGCGATCGCGTCCGTTGCGGCTTGTGCCCGCATGCGTGTCTCATCGCCGAGGGCGCGCGCGGCGTGTGCGGAGCGCGCGGGGTTGTGGGTGGCACGCTGCGGGCGCTCACCTATGGGCTCATGAGTTCGATTGCGCTTGACCCCGTGGAGAAGAAACCGGTCTTCCACTACCGCCCGGGGACGCATGTGATGTCGTTTGGCTCGGTGGGGTGCACCATGCGGTGCGGCCACTGCCAGAACTGGCAGATCTCGCGTCCCAAGGGAGATGACGGCACGGTGGCGCTGCGTCACGTGGAGCCCGCCGAGGCTGTGCGCATGGCTCTCGACGCCGGGGCCGAGGGCGTGGCGTTCACCTACAACGAGCCGGTGATCTGGCTCGAGTGGGTGCTGGATGCGGCGCGGCTTGCTCACCGGCACGGCCTTTTCACCATCATGGTCACCAACGGCTACGTCACCTCGGCAGGGCTCGATCTCTTCGCCGAGGTTATCGACGTGTGGCGCGTGGACATCAAGGGGTTCTCGGAAGAGGTCTTCAAACGCATCTGCCACATTCCACATGCCCAGGCGGTGCGCGAGCAGGCGGTGCGCGCGAAGCATACGCACGGAATGCACGTCGAGTGCGTGACAAACATCATCCCAACCATCAACGACACTGACGCTGAACTGGCCGCGATCGCCGAGTGGATCGCAACCGAGCTCGGCGTTGACACCCCATGGCACGTGACCCGCTTCGTGCCGTACCTCGAGTTCGCCGATCTGCCGATGACGCCTATCGCCACGCTCCGGCGCGCCCGCGAAATCGGTGCCGAGAAGGGGTTGCGCTACGTCTATCTGGGCAATGTGGACGAGCCGGGAGGCGAGGACACCGTGTGTCCCACGTGTGGCGTGGTAGCCGTGCAACGTCGCGGATACCGGACGAGCATCGGGGCGGTCGATGACAGCGG
- a CDS encoding diguanylate cyclase — protein MSLVEPSTDGGFDAPSTQPEPLIRHSLSECPHCWGCVRWCPAHAIHVVGGVAEIDELLCVKCGMCVTGCSSGNYIVRDDVPQVCDLLASGVPVVAMLASEYIAALYPRTPESVELELLDLGFSAIETTVLGEELVAAAYERAMTQRAESDVQLRSTCAVAVSWVQQFHPGLVGALVPIVSPYVAHARLVKALYPQGTAVVYVAPCWARKDEARRNEFADAIDAAIGFDELLRMLDGVSLPEREPETSSIWRPQSPKEISLTDGFPRQAFAASGTYGSGDLVVVRGLKDIDDLLAEIERGDVAPGMVDMLCCDGCIDGPATNPALSVHAKRSIVVAERESQPRSVVDSRELLGALPEVELARVFSACPASSSRTLSPEQIDDTLAAIGFADIDCGACGYDTCVEHAAAVCLGVSSWELCFPAQRKLMDKDRAELTQNALSDPLTGLGNRRLFDERLAEEVARAERYGSPLSLIMGDLDGFKGINDGYGHLAGDAVLDQFGVLLRAELRVSDIASRYGGDEFAILLPDTTKTDAWAVAEKLRAALSGQQIDVGDERRVRVTSSFGVAALGEVHATARDLIAAADTALYRAKHGGRNRVEIALG, from the coding sequence GTGTCGCTAGTAGAACCTAGTACCGATGGTGGCTTCGATGCACCAAGCACGCAGCCAGAGCCGCTGATCCGCCATTCGCTCTCCGAATGCCCCCATTGCTGGGGATGCGTCCGGTGGTGTCCCGCACACGCGATCCACGTTGTGGGCGGCGTCGCCGAGATAGACGAGTTGCTGTGCGTGAAATGCGGCATGTGCGTCACCGGTTGCAGTTCCGGCAACTACATTGTGCGCGACGATGTGCCGCAGGTATGCGACCTACTTGCGAGCGGGGTGCCGGTTGTGGCGATGCTTGCCTCCGAGTACATCGCGGCGCTCTATCCGCGCACTCCCGAGTCGGTGGAGCTGGAGCTTCTCGATCTGGGCTTCTCGGCGATCGAGACTACCGTCCTTGGCGAAGAGCTGGTGGCGGCAGCGTACGAGAGGGCCATGACGCAGCGCGCAGAGTCCGACGTGCAGCTGCGGTCGACGTGCGCGGTAGCGGTCTCCTGGGTGCAGCAGTTTCACCCAGGGCTGGTAGGCGCGCTCGTGCCGATCGTGTCTCCGTACGTCGCGCACGCCCGGCTCGTCAAGGCGCTCTATCCGCAAGGAACAGCCGTCGTCTATGTCGCGCCGTGCTGGGCCCGAAAGGACGAGGCTCGCAGGAATGAGTTTGCGGATGCAATCGACGCGGCCATCGGCTTCGATGAGCTCCTTCGGATGCTGGACGGTGTTTCGCTGCCCGAGCGTGAACCTGAAACGTCGTCGATCTGGCGGCCGCAGTCTCCCAAGGAGATATCGCTTACCGACGGCTTCCCTCGGCAGGCGTTCGCTGCGAGCGGCACGTACGGCTCCGGCGACCTCGTGGTAGTGCGCGGCCTCAAAGACATTGATGACCTGTTGGCCGAGATCGAGCGCGGCGATGTGGCTCCCGGCATGGTGGACATGCTTTGCTGTGACGGCTGCATCGATGGTCCTGCGACCAACCCGGCATTGTCGGTTCATGCGAAGCGCAGCATCGTCGTCGCAGAGCGCGAAAGCCAGCCGCGATCCGTCGTGGACAGCCGTGAGCTTCTGGGAGCGTTGCCGGAGGTCGAGTTGGCGCGCGTGTTCTCGGCATGTCCGGCATCATCGAGCCGCACGCTCTCGCCGGAGCAGATCGACGACACGCTCGCGGCGATTGGGTTCGCAGACATCGACTGTGGTGCGTGCGGCTACGACACATGCGTCGAGCACGCCGCCGCAGTCTGTCTCGGCGTCTCCAGTTGGGAGTTGTGCTTTCCTGCGCAACGCAAGTTGATGGACAAGGATCGCGCGGAACTCACGCAAAACGCCCTGTCCGATCCTTTGACCGGCTTGGGTAACCGTCGGCTCTTCGACGAGCGCCTCGCCGAGGAGGTCGCGCGTGCCGAGCGATACGGAAGCCCGCTCTCGCTGATCATGGGCGACCTCGATGGTTTCAAGGGCATCAACGACGGCTATGGACATCTGGCTGGTGATGCGGTGCTCGATCAGTTTGGCGTGCTGCTGCGGGCCGAACTGCGCGTAAGCGATATCGCTTCGCGCTATGGCGGCGACGAGTTCGCGATCCTCCTGCCCGATACCACGAAGACCGACGCTTGGGCCGTGGCCGAGAAGCTGCGCGCGGCGCTCAGTGGGCAGCAGATCGACGTAGGGGATGAGCGGCGGGTGCGCGTCACGAGTTCCTTCGGCGTGGCGGCGCTCGGCGAAGTGCACGCAACGGCACGCGACCTCATCGCCGCAGCCGACACCGCGCTCTACCGCGCGAAGCACGGCGGCCGCAACCGCGTGGAGATCGCGCTGGGCTGA
- a CDS encoding ABC transporter ATP-binding protein, with protein sequence MSEPREAAPTPRRRPPGGGGFGGGHGGMMMASTEKSQDFAGSLKRLAGHLKPEQPKIILVVVLAIFSVALSIAGPKILGQATNMLFEGVIGKQVGAMMPGATKAQAIDALNAAGQTQLVQMLSSMNFTPGVGVDFNKIGQILLLLLGIYVLSSLFSWLQQYITAGVSQRTVYQLRRSVDDKLARLPLKYFDTHSRGDILSRVTNDIDNIANSLQQSLTQLITALLTIIGVLAMMFSISWQLALISLLTLPAAVVVTMFIAKRSQKQFAAQWERTGTLNGHVEEMHTGHSIVKVFGHQEEAIEKFEEENDGLYEASFKAQFISGTIMPSITFITNLNYVAIAVIGGLRVAQGTLSLGDVQAFIQYSRQFTQPITQTASIANVLQSAVASAERVFELLDEAEESPDHAHPAVLTRVEGHVVLEDVSFRYEPEKPLITDLSVEAKPGQTVAIVGPTGAGKTTLVNLLMRFYEVDHGRILIDGVDICQMTRDDLRKTFGMVLQDAWLFSGTIRDNVAYGAEGATPEQILAASQAAYVDHFVRTLPDGYDTVLDDDASNISQGERQLLTIARAFLADPEILILDEATSSVDTRTEVLIQKAMSELMKNRTSFVIAHRLSTIRDADTILVMNEGKIIEQGTHEELLGKHGFYYDLYNSQFLDSFDEAM encoded by the coding sequence ATGAGCGAGCCACGCGAGGCAGCACCTACGCCCCGACGCCGCCCGCCCGGTGGCGGAGGTTTTGGCGGCGGTCATGGTGGCATGATGATGGCGTCCACCGAGAAGAGCCAAGATTTCGCCGGGTCACTCAAGAGGCTGGCAGGGCACCTCAAGCCTGAGCAACCCAAGATCATCCTGGTCGTCGTTCTGGCAATCTTCAGCGTCGCGTTGAGTATTGCCGGACCGAAGATACTCGGCCAAGCGACGAACATGCTGTTTGAAGGCGTTATCGGCAAGCAGGTAGGGGCGATGATGCCGGGTGCCACCAAGGCACAGGCAATCGATGCCTTGAATGCCGCCGGACAGACCCAGCTGGTGCAGATGCTTTCGAGCATGAACTTCACGCCGGGAGTGGGTGTGGACTTCAACAAGATCGGCCAGATCCTGCTCCTGCTCCTCGGCATCTATGTGCTCAGTTCGCTCTTCAGCTGGCTGCAGCAGTACATAACCGCGGGCGTCTCACAAAGGACGGTATACCAACTGCGGCGCAGCGTTGACGACAAACTCGCGCGTCTCCCGTTGAAGTACTTCGACACCCATTCGCGCGGCGACATCTTAAGCCGAGTCACCAACGACATCGACAACATCGCGAACTCGCTGCAGCAGAGCCTGACGCAGCTGATCACCGCCTTGCTGACCATTATCGGCGTCTTGGCAATGATGTTCTCGATCAGCTGGCAGCTCGCGCTGATCTCGCTTCTCACCCTCCCGGCCGCCGTGGTTGTGACGATGTTCATCGCCAAACGCTCGCAGAAGCAGTTCGCCGCCCAATGGGAGCGTACCGGCACACTCAACGGCCATGTCGAAGAGATGCACACGGGCCACAGCATCGTGAAGGTGTTCGGGCATCAGGAAGAAGCGATCGAGAAGTTCGAAGAGGAGAACGACGGGCTCTACGAAGCCAGCTTCAAGGCGCAGTTCATCTCCGGCACGATCATGCCCTCCATCACCTTCATCACCAACCTGAACTACGTCGCTATCGCGGTCATCGGCGGATTGCGCGTTGCGCAGGGCACGCTGTCTCTCGGCGATGTACAGGCGTTCATTCAGTACTCTCGGCAGTTCACCCAGCCGATCACGCAGACGGCGAGCATCGCCAACGTGCTGCAATCGGCGGTCGCTTCAGCAGAGCGCGTCTTCGAACTCCTTGACGAAGCCGAGGAGAGCCCGGACCATGCGCATCCGGCTGTCCTGACGCGCGTTGAAGGTCATGTGGTGCTGGAGGACGTATCGTTCCGCTACGAGCCCGAGAAGCCGCTCATCACCGATCTCAGCGTCGAGGCCAAACCTGGTCAGACCGTCGCAATCGTCGGACCTACGGGCGCCGGCAAGACCACGCTCGTGAACCTCCTCATGCGTTTCTATGAGGTTGACCACGGCCGCATACTCATCGACGGCGTCGACATCTGCCAGATGACGCGCGACGACCTGCGCAAGACCTTTGGCATGGTGCTGCAGGATGCGTGGCTGTTTTCCGGCACGATCCGAGACAACGTCGCCTACGGGGCGGAAGGCGCCACCCCAGAGCAGATCCTCGCCGCTTCACAGGCGGCCTACGTCGACCACTTCGTGCGAACACTACCCGACGGCTACGACACGGTTCTCGACGATGACGCCTCGAACATCTCGCAGGGCGAGCGCCAACTGCTCACCATCGCGCGGGCGTTCTTGGCCGACCCGGAGATACTGATTCTCGACGAGGCCACGAGTTCCGTGGACACCCGAACCGAGGTGCTCATCCAGAAGGCGATGTCCGAGCTCATGAAGAACCGCACGAGCTTCGTCATCGCCCACAGGCTCTCGACGATCCGCGACGCCGACACGATTCTCGTGATGAACGAGGGCAAGATCATCGAGCAGGGAACGCACGAGGAGTTGCTCGGCAAGCACGGGTTCTACTACGATCTCTACAACAGCCAGTTCCTCGACTCGTTCGACGAGGCCATGTAG
- a CDS encoding ABC transporter ATP-binding protein, which translates to MLKLLIRYLKPYWKALILVGVLQLGQSVANLYLPRLNADIINNGVMAGDTDYILRRGGLMLLVTLIQAVGTVVAVYFGSRTAMAFGRDMRSALFRKVESFSQKEVNLFGTATLITRNTNDIQQIQMVIVLMLNMLIAAPMMAVGGVIMALREDVPLSTIIVVVVPLLAIVVGTMLVKALPLFRSMQKKIDEVNKVMREKLAGIRVIRAFVRTDYEARRFDVANLDLTDTSLKVNRIMAVMMPTLMLIFNVSTVAIMWFGGLRIDSGAMPIGNLTAFLSYVMQILMSVMMATIMFVMIPRAAASADRVQEVLLTEPSVIDPITPAEETGSRGYLEFDDVRFGYPGAEDLVLRGISFSASPGETLAIVGSTGSGKTTLVNLIPRFYDVTGGTIRVDGVDVRDMNRDRLWGKIGFIPQKAFLFSGTIGSNIRYGQPDATDEEVWHALEVAQAKTFVTETEGELEAPITQGGTNVSGGQRQRLAIARALVKKPEIYVFDDSFSALDFRTDSMLRAALKHETHDATVIIVAQRVSTIMTADRIVVLDKGCIAGMGTHKELMECCETYREIVYSQLSEEEVA; encoded by the coding sequence ATGCTCAAACTCCTGATTAGGTACCTTAAGCCCTATTGGAAGGCTCTGATTCTCGTGGGGGTTCTCCAGTTGGGGCAGTCGGTCGCGAACCTGTATCTACCGCGGCTCAACGCCGACATCATCAATAATGGCGTCATGGCCGGTGATACGGACTACATCCTGCGCCGCGGCGGACTGATGCTGCTCGTAACGCTCATCCAGGCCGTCGGCACCGTGGTAGCCGTGTATTTCGGCTCGAGAACAGCGATGGCGTTCGGGCGCGATATGCGAAGCGCGCTGTTCCGCAAGGTGGAGAGTTTCTCCCAGAAGGAAGTCAATCTGTTTGGGACTGCCACGCTGATCACACGCAACACCAACGACATCCAGCAGATCCAGATGGTGATCGTGCTCATGCTCAACATGCTGATCGCAGCACCGATGATGGCGGTTGGTGGCGTGATCATGGCCTTGCGTGAGGACGTGCCGCTCTCGACGATCATCGTGGTGGTGGTTCCGCTGCTGGCGATCGTGGTCGGCACCATGCTAGTCAAGGCGCTTCCGCTGTTCCGCTCGATGCAGAAGAAGATCGATGAGGTCAACAAGGTCATGCGCGAGAAGCTCGCCGGAATCCGCGTCATCCGGGCGTTTGTCCGCACCGACTACGAGGCGCGTCGCTTTGATGTGGCGAACCTCGATCTCACGGACACCTCACTCAAGGTTAACCGCATCATGGCCGTGATGATGCCAACGTTGATGCTCATTTTCAATGTCTCCACGGTCGCCATCATGTGGTTCGGCGGCCTGCGGATCGACAGCGGCGCGATGCCAATCGGCAACCTCACCGCATTCCTGTCCTATGTCATGCAGATTCTCATGTCGGTCATGATGGCGACCATCATGTTCGTGATGATCCCACGCGCAGCCGCCTCAGCCGACCGCGTCCAAGAAGTGCTCCTGACCGAACCATCCGTGATCGATCCCATCACCCCCGCCGAGGAAACCGGATCCCGCGGCTACCTCGAATTCGACGACGTGAGGTTTGGCTACCCCGGCGCCGAGGACCTGGTGTTGCGAGGCATATCGTTCTCGGCGTCCCCGGGTGAGACCCTCGCGATCGTGGGCAGCACAGGCAGCGGCAAGACGACGCTCGTCAACCTGATCCCCCGCTTCTACGACGTCACAGGCGGCACAATCCGCGTTGACGGCGTAGACGTGCGCGACATGAACCGGGATCGACTGTGGGGCAAGATCGGCTTCATCCCCCAGAAAGCGTTCCTGTTCAGCGGCACCATCGGCAGCAATATCCGCTACGGCCAGCCCGACGCAACAGACGAGGAAGTCTGGCATGCCCTTGAAGTCGCTCAGGCCAAGACGTTCGTCACAGAGACCGAGGGCGAACTCGAAGCGCCGATCACCCAAGGCGGCACGAACGTATCTGGCGGACAGAGGCAGCGTCTGGCCATCGCTAGGGCGCTCGTCAAGAAGCCCGAGATCTACGTGTTTGACGACAGCTTCTCGGCGCTCGACTTCCGCACCGACTCCATGCTGCGGGCCGCGCTCAAGCACGAGACACACGACGCGACGGTGATCATCGTCGCCCAGCGCGTCAGCACCATCATGACCGCGGATCGCATCGTTGTTCTGGACAAGGGCTGCATCGCGGGCATGGGCACGCACAAGGAACTCATGGAGTGCTGTGAAACGTACCGCGAGATCGTGTACTCACAGCTCAGCGAGGAGGAAGTAGCATGA